The DNA sequence ACTTCTCTACTAGATAAAGTTAAACCGAGTCATAAAATGAGTTCTGACGAGTTTTATCAAAAATTCAACAAAGAAATTTATGAAAAGATACAAGTCGTACAAGACAATCCCAATGACTATACGGCAATAGCATTTGCTAAAAAAAGAGACACTGTAGTAAATATTTTAAACCTATCGGCTTTTTCAAGCACAAAAGATGAAAAAACCGAGCTTGATAAAAAACTGCGAGATGTTATGAGTGAGCCTCTATATGACGTAAACAGCAATGAGATACGAAGAGTAAAAAGGGTGGGAGAAGATGCATCAATAGAAGTGAGGGGAGGTTTGGCGTACACTGCGCCATCTCTTGTCTCTCTGAGATGCGGTTTTACAGGAGAGAAAAAGTTAAAACTTCAAAGAGTCGATATACGAACTTACGTCAAAAATAAAATTACACAACATCATCAAATGGATATATTTAATAATGATTTAGTTGAAATATTTGTTGAAAAGTCAAAAATATTAGAATCAAAAGCTATCGGCTTACTAAAGGGCTTTACTGAAAGTAAAGGAGGTAGATCAAATTTAAGGCATCCTAAATATCCACTTTTAAAAGAAAAACAGCCTTTTGTATTTCAAAATGAATTTTCCATAGGCTCTACGTGTGGAATCAAAAAATACAAAACAGATGCCACAGGAAAAGTTTTGGGATTTTACTATTTAGGCAAAGTTTTAAATAACGAAAAAGAACTTTTTGCCAAAGTACTGAGCTATAAGGCTTTGTGATGAGCTGGCGTTCTATCTTCATCACAAAACCTTGTAAGATACATATAGAACACGACAACCTCATTATTAGTAATGATGATGGAGAAAACTTAGTAACTCTTGACAGCATCGCTTCTATCGTAATAGAGACAACAAGAGCGACTATCACCACCTATGCCATCTCCAAACTCGCCGAAGCAGGTGTGGCTGTTTTGTATGTCGATAAAAAGTACAACCTAAACGCCATCACCCTCCCCTTTCATACACACTCTACTTTTTCAAAAATCGTACACTCGCAAATAGATATATCTAAACCACTCAAAAAGCAACTTTGGCAAGAAATTGTTAAGTCAAAAGTAAAAAACCAAGCAGCAGTTTTGAACTATTTTAATAGAGAAAGATCTTCTAAAATTCTTTACGAATATGCAAAAAGTGTCAAATCTAACGATGAGGAAAATGTAGAAGCAAAAGCAGCAAGAATCTACTGGAGTGAGCTTTTTGAAAACTTTGCAAGAGTTCAAAAAGGAGCAGATGATGTACGAAACGCTTCACTTAACTACTGCTATGCGATTGTAAGGAGTGCGGTTGCCCGCTCACTTACAAATGCAGGGCTTATGCCATCTTTTGGAATCCATCATCAAAACTACTTCAACGCTTTTAATCTTGCAGATGATATGATAGAGCCGTATCGACCTTTTGTCGATCTGCATGTGAAACTAATACTTTTAAAATATGACGATGAGGTACTTACAAGCCAAATCAAACAAGAGTTCGTCAATATTTTAAACTTAGAGTATGCAGAAATAGACAGTGGACTAAGTAATCTAAGAACCGCAGTAGATACCACAATCCAATCATTGCAAAAATGTGTACTTCAAAAAGAGATCTCTCATTTAATGCTCCCGAGCATTAACTTTGAAAAGTATGAAGATGAGTGCTTATAGATTTATGTGGCTTATGATAATGTTTGATATGCCGACCGATACAAAAAAAGCAAGAAAAAAGTATAGATACCTGCGAGGAAAGCTTTTAAAAGAGGGCTATATAATGATGCAGTTTTCTATCTATATCCGCTCATTTCATTCTCAAGAATCAGCTTTAAGCGGGAAAAAAAGAATAAAAGATTTTATAGCTTCAAACATAGCAAAAGGAAGTATACGGATGATAATGTTTACAGATAAACAGTTTGGAAGCATGGATATAATAGTAGGTATACAAGAAGAAAATGAAAAAAATGCACCAAAACAACTATTGTTGTTTTGAAACATTCAAAATCTATCATCGATTTAAATCGAATCAATTATTTTAAGTCCCGCTACACAAACCCCTTTGTGCTAAAACGTAGATATTGTACTTAAAAACAAGACAAAAAGTCAAATTTTCATATACAAAACCTTCTCTTTTGCCATGCTATACAGGGCTGCATAAAACCCTATTTTAGCACAAAGGGGTTTGCAGGGGTCTTAAAACTACGGGTGGATATTGGAAACAAAACTCCGCATTTTAGCACAAAGGGGTTTGCAGGGGTCTTAAAACGGGTCCTCGCACGCGTAACTTGAACAATTCATTTTAGCACAAAGGGGTTTGCAGGGGTCTTAAAACTCGCCATAAGCAGACGAAGAAACACCCTCAATTTTAGCACAAAGGGGTTTGCAGGGGTCTTAAAACAAGCTCGACGAATTTGGCGATGATAAGACCATTTTAGCACAAAGGGGTTTGCAGGGGTCTTAAAACTTGTGGATGTATCTCATTTCTTTTGGTACTATTTTAGCACAAAGGGGTTTGCAGGGGTCTTAAAACCATTTATCTTAGCATTGCGTTCTTTGTTCGATTTTAGCACAAAGGGGTTTGCAGGGGTCTTAAAACTAATTCCATTTAGCACCGCATCAAATAAGAATTTTAGCACAAAGGGGTTTGCAGGGGTCTTAAAACGACATGGGGTGGATGGTCTGCACCGATCCCATTTTAGCACAAAGGGGTTTGCAGGGGTCTTAAAACTTCTCTTATCGCATTCTGCTGTTCTCTTAAATTTTAGCACAAAGGGGTTTGCAGGGGTCTTAAAACCCGATTGGAGCAGCATCAAGCTTTAAGCTCATTTTAGCACAAAGGGGTTTGCAGGGGTCTTAAAACAGTAATCTATATGTCAATGCCATTTTTACAATTTTAGCACAAAGGGGTTTGCAGGGGTCTTAAAACTAACAAGACGCTTGCTCTTTAATCTTATCAATTTTAGCACAAAGGGGTTTGCAGGGGTCTTAAAACTGGTGGGCAGAGTACAATAACACTCCATCGATTTTAGCACAAAGGGGTTTGCAGGGGTCTTAAAACATATTTCAAAACAACACAAAACTAAGCGAAATTTTAGCACAAAGGGGTTTGCAGGGGTCTTAAAACTAGCAACAGCAGTTTTTAATGCCTGCTTGGTATTTTAGCACAAAGGGGTTTGCAGGGGTCTTAAAACAGGACATTGGCGACTTATCCAAAAAAGTTGATTTTAGCACAAAGGGGTTTGCAGGGGTCTTAAAACAGTTTCTCTATGACTCTGTAACTGACAGATGTTTTAGTAAAATAAAAACTCTCCTAAAGAACTTTTTGAACTTGTTCCAAAAACAGCGGTACCGATCTAATATCTTTGTATATGCCTAAAAAGTAGCTAAGCTGCTCTTTTTGTTTATCAAAAATAGGGCTGATCGTAAGATCTTCATAAACCATATTTCCCTCTTTGGTATAGTTACATATATTTACCTCTACGGGCTTTTGCGCACTCAGGGCTTCTCTTATCTGCTTAAGAGCTTCTTGTTTCGTGTCGTTGCCGTGTAAAAAGCGGCAGTTTTGACCTACCGCTTCTTCATACTCATACCCAAACAGCTCACAAAACGCCTCGTTTACATAAATTATTGGGTTGTCATACTCGTTTGGGTTAGTGACAACTATAGGATTTTTTGATTGCTCTATTATCTCAAAAAACTGCTCTTTAATTTTTAAAGATCTACTTATTTGCTCACTCTTTAGCATATAGTATCCGCCGTATATATTTACAATGTTGACGCACGGTAGTGATTTTCTAAGCCCCGTTATAAAATTACGTACGCTTTTTTCATTGAACTCTCTCTCCTGTGAGTCATTGAGCTCATACAATATATCTAGATTTAGAACAGGTCTATTTATATTCTTAACTAAAAATTTAAACAACTTTTTCTGAGAAATAGATAACTTGGCATACTCCCCATCTACAAAAAGTGACTCTGTTTGCACGCTCCAATAGCAGCTGTTTGTTAGACGTATTAAATCATTACTCTTCATTTTTCAATCTTATTTAAATTTTTTACTTTTTTTGGTAGTATCAAGCTCTGTTAAAATAGTCTATAAAATCATCCATACTTAAGGCGCTTGAGTGATAGAAACCTTGCGAAAAGTCACATCCGATTTTTTTTAACTCCATATACTGCTTCTGAGTCTCTATTCCCTCTGCCTGCACTTTGAGATTAAACAGTTTTGCAGTATTTACTATAGATTTTACAATATTCAGATCATTTTCATCTTGAGCTATGTTTTTTATAAACGATCTGTCTATCTTTAACTTGTCAACTTTGAAATTTTTTAGATTATTCAAACTTGAGTGCTCTACTCCAAAATCATCCAAAGCTATCTTAAATCCCATCAAATGGAGAGTTTCTATATTCTCTTTTGCCACAGAACTATTTTTCATTATCTGATTTTCTACGATTTTAAACTCTATCTGCGATTTATCTATGGAGTAGCTTTTGGATGCCTCCGATACATTTGAAGAAAAAGTGGGATTAAAAAACTGATTTTTTGATATATTTACAGATACGACCAGCTTTTTATTTAAAAAAGTTTTATTCATTATCACCAAATCATTTAAAACTTTTGAGACAACCATGCAGTTGAACTCTTTGTCCATATCTCCAGATAAGACAAGTTCCAAAAACTCACTAGGTTCCAGTATGCCTCTTTTACTATGATGCCATCTTACAAACGCCTCTGCACCGACAATAGAGTTGGTTTTAAAATCTATAACCGGCTGATAATGCATAACAAATTCGTTTTTCTCAAGAGCCCTTCTTATATCTGCCTTCATTGAGAGTTTTGTAGCCGCCTCGCTTGACATAGATTTGTCATAAATTCTAAAATCATCTCTTTTTGTTTTTTTGACTTCATACATGGCGATGTCGGCATTTTTCAAAAGTTCCTGCCTTGTTGTTCCATGTTGAGGGTATATCGCTATGCCTATGGAGAGAGTGACATTGAAGATGTGCGTATCTATCTCCAAAGGCTCCCTGATTTTTCTTTGCAGCTTACGCGCTAACTGCTCTACTATCTCTATACTTTTTATATCTTTAGCTATTAATACGAACTCATCGCCGCCTATCCTAGCCACTGTATCATCTTCTCTGACACTGTTTAAAAGCCTCTTGGCTATGGTGACGAGCATCTTGTCACCCACATCATGTCCGTATGTATCATTTACCTCTTTAAACTTATCTATATCTATAAAAAGAAGAGCTATTTTAGAGCCGTTTTGTGAAGATTCTTGGAGTATGCTTTTGAGTTGTTTTTTAAAATAAGCCCTATTTGGGATAGTGGTCAGCGAATCATAGTTTGCATGATAGTAGATTTTTTTGTCTGTGTCTTTGAGTGTTGTGATATTTGAAGAGATGTGGATGAGATATTTTGAAGTTGTGTAAAAAAAAAGAGATTCAAACAAGACGGAATCTTCTAGTTTTTGCATACTAAAACTCTTTGATATAGCTAACTGGGATTTTATATACTCAAATGTAATATCATAAGGCTTTATCTTGTCAAAATTTAAATTCTCTTTCTCTGAGAGATCAATTCCGTAAGCTTTTGTGTAGTTGCCATTTGCATAGAAAAAATTCCCATTTTCATCATAAACGGCTATTCTTGAGGGATGTAAATCTACAATATCTACAAAAACATTATTTATACTCAAAACTACCCCGTTATCTTAAAAATTTAAAGAGATTAAACTATTTTGCTAAATTTGGGTAATGTTATCGAAAAAGTGTCTAGTAAATTACTACTATTGTATAAAAATGATATGCGGGATCTCTTCCGCATATCAAAAATATGATCTACATAATAAAAATATGCGGAACAATAAGCGGGTATTTTTTCATTTTTCTGTAGATATGTTTTCTAACCGCTTGGCGAAGATCGTTTTCAAGTGCTCTTGGATTCTCAAGAAGCCCCTCTTTTATATTTGCCAAGAAGTGTTCTAGGACATCTTCCATCTCTTTTGCGAAAAACTTATCCTGTTTATCCGCAACGATTCCAAATGATGTAACTATCGGTTTTGAAAGCATTGTAGAGTGCTGTCCGTCGATCTGAGCGACTATCATTACAATACCGTCCGTTGCAAGTTTTTGACGATCGATTACGATGTCATCGTCTATCTTGTGGTTATTTTGATTGTCAATATATGTCTTACCGGTTCTTACCGTTTTTACTTTTCTCATATATTTAGGAGCGATCTCGACAGTGTCTCCATCGTTCATAATATATATATTTCTCTCAGGAACACCACACAACATTGCAGTATCTCTATGTCTCATAACATGGTTATACTCACCGTGGATAGGCAAGAAGAACTTAGGATTCACAAGACGAAGCATAAGCTTCTGCTCTTCAATGGAAGCGTGACCCGATACGTGAAGCTCTCTGTCCTGAGCCACTTTTGCTCCTGCACGCTGAAGGTAGTTCAACATTCCTGAGATAGAACCCTCATTGCCCGGAATAGGGCGAGATGAGAGAACAATTAGATCGGTCGGCTTGATCTTGACATGTCTATGCTCGCCAATCGACATTCTAAATAGTGCAGAACTTGGCTCACCTTGTGAACCTGTCGTTACTATAAGAACATCTTTATCGTTAAGATGTGCTATCTGCTCAGGCTCTACAAAAATATTTTTTGGCAGTTTTATATAGTCATACTGCATTGCCACTTCAATATTTCTCTCCATTGAGCGACCGATGACACATACTTTACGTCCATATTTTACACCATACTGAATTGCTTGATAAACACGGTGAATATTTGAGCTAAATGTCGAGAGTATTACTCTTCCCTCAGCCTTTGCAAAGACTCTGTCGAGTGCCGGTGCAACGCTTAGTTCCGAAGGTGTCGGAGCTGTGTTGTAAGAGTTTGTAGAGTCACTTAAAAGACATAGCACACCTTTGTCCCCATAATGAGCGAGTCTGTGCAAGTCTGCCGTGTATCCATCTACCGGAGTGTGATCTATCTTAAAGTCACCCGTGTGAATAATAGTTCCTGCACTAGTCGTAACAGCCAGTGAAGATGAGTCAATGATAGAGTGTGTCATATGCATCCACTCTACCTCGAAATCCTCACCTATTTTATATACTTTTCTTTTCTCGATAGGATTAAAGTACTGTTTAAAGTCTTTTATGTGATGTTCATCAAACTTGTTGCCTATCATCGCAAGAGGAAGCGGAGAGCCGTATATAGGAAACTGCATCTCTTTATATAGGTATGGCATAGCCCCGATGTGGTCTTCGTGAGCGTGGGTAATGATTACCGCTTTAATTTTATTTCTTATTTCGCGAATATATGTAAAGTCAGGTACCAAAATATCGACACCGTGCATATCCTCATCCGGAAAACTCATACCGACATCTATCAGTATCGCCTCTTTCTCAGTTTCAAATACCGTGATATTTCCGCCGATCTCACCGAGACCTCCAAGCGGAGTTATACGGATCTTCTCTTTTGAGTTAAGATCAAGCTTATAGTGAGGGTTAAGTCTCTGCTTATGAGCTTCTTGATTTATCTCTACAAATGCTTTTAAGCTGTCGTTTACAGGTGTGCTTTGGCGTCTACGCCCTCTTGATGCACTCTTGCTTTTAGAGCCATTTGAAGGGTTTGCACCTGTAGTACCTGCCTGCTTGTTGCTGTTTTGACCACTTGGTCTGCTGGGGTTGTTGTGTCTTTTGTTGTTGTTATATTGTTTACGATTTTCTTGAGAAGTGCTTTTAACGCTTTCCTGATTCTCTTGTTCCATCCAAACTCCTTGTTAGTTTATAGAGTTGGTGATAGTCATCCGTGCAGACCTGATGAGGACGAATCGTTTGTGCTAGGCTAAGTTTCTCAAAAACTTCTTGAAGTATATTTTTTTCATAAACGGCAGAGAGATTTTTCATAAGGGTTTTGCGAGGCTGCGTAAATGCAACTCTAAGCATACTCTCAAAATCTTTATCAAATCTATCACTCTGTTTTTGTATCAAAAAAACTGCAGAGTCAATTTTTGGCTGTGGTTCAAAAGCAGTTGGCGGAACTTTCACGACTAATCGTGCCTCTCCTGCGCTTTGAGTTATAATACTCAATGCTCCAAATACCTTATCGCCTTCATGAGCGCAAAATTTCTCTGCTACTTCAAGCTGTACCATTACAAGTATGTTTTTACATTTTGGATCTGCGAGGGCTTTTAAGATTATGTTAGTCGCGATATAGTATGGCAAATTTGCCACCAGATCATACGACTCATCTATAAGCTCACTCTTCCAAGCAGTCAATACGTCCCCGCAATGTATGCGGAGTTGCTTGGTTGCGATCTCTTTTTCAAACTTTTTTTGTAACAGTTTACACAAATCGGTATCGACCTCAAAAGCATCTACGCTTTTGACATCTACTAAAAATTTAGTTAAATCACCTAAGCCAGGCCCAATCTCGACAATCTTATTGTCATTGTTGGGCATCGCTTCGACGATTTTTCGTAAAACTGTCTCGTCTTTTAAGAAATTCTGTCCGAACTTCTTCTTTGCTGTAATATTTTCCATTAACCGACATAATATAATAATTTTGCTTACAGTTGATTAATATCAATAAAAAATAACTTTGGTGTATAGTACTTTTTTAAAACTGAATATATAGTTAAAAACTATTATTATCTATTTATATAATAATTATAACTACAGACGAATAGTTATGTTTCATGTGAAACATTAAAAGTACCAAAACTAACTATAAGCCATTATGTGTATAATTTCACTATATTATATAAGGGTACTTTTTAACCCACAAGGTAGAATTTTGAACTATTTTGCAAAAAGAATTATTCCGTGTCTAGACGTAAAAGATGGACGCGTTGTTAAAGGCGTTAATTTTGTCGGTCTTAAAGATGCAGGAGATCCTGTTGAAGTTGCAAAGAGATATAACGAAGAGGGTGCAGATGAGATCACATTTTTAGATATAACTGCATCTAGCGACAACCGCGACACAATTGTAGATATTGTCGCAGAAGTTGCTCGTGAAATCTTTATACCTCTGACAGTAGGCGGCGGGATAAGAAAACTCGAAGACATATATAAACTGCTAAATGTCGGGTGTGACAAAGTAAGCGTAAACTCCGCTGCGATCAAAAGACCTGAGCTTATAAACAAGGGTGCAAAAAGATTTGGCTCTCAATGTATAGTCACTGCTATAGATGTTAAAAAAACTGGTAACAGATATAATGTATACCTAAACGGCGGTCGAGTAGATACAGGTATAGATGCAGTGGAGTGGGCTAAAGAGGTAGTTGATCGCGGAAGCGGTGAGATCCTTTTGACCTCAATGGATGCAGACGGAACAAAGGCTGGATTTGAGCTAAACATAACCGAACAAATTAGCCGTGCCGTTAATGTCCCAGTTATTGCAAGCGGTGGAGCAGGGAGTATGGAGCATATAAAAGAGGCATTTTTGCACGGTGCAGATGCGGCACTGGCAGCAAGCATCTTTCACTATAAAGAGATCGACATAATGGATCTAAAACGCTATCTACACGATAACAATATACCGGTAAGACTCTAATGATAATATGCGCAGGAAACAACGAGACCTTTGATTTTGCAACTCCGATGGGAGTAGGGCTGATAGAGTCAGCCATAAATCTTACAAGGCTCTGCCTCTTCGACAAACCTGAGTTTTTACTCTTTATAGGAAGTGCAGGGAGTTATGGAGAGCATAAAATATTTGACATTGTAGAGTCAAAAACGGCTTCAAATATAGAGCTTGCTTTTTTAAATAATGATGCATACACCCCTTTGGACAATGTGGTCTCTACTAACACAGACCAAACAAAAAGAGATGTTATAGTCAACTCGTCAAACTATATTTCAACAAATGAAGAGCTAAGTAAAAAGTTTCTAAAACTAGACGTAGGCATAGAAAATATGGAGTTTTTCGCTGTTTTAAAAGTTGCTCAAGAGTTTGATATTCCTGCAGGCGGAGTGTTTTGCATTACTAACTACACTAACAAAAATGCTCATGAAGATTTTTTAAAAAACCATGAAGAAGCAAAAAAAATTCTAGAGATTCACGTAAAAAAAAGAATCAAG is a window from the Sulfurimonas crateris genome containing:
- a CDS encoding purine-nucleoside phosphorylase, coding for MIICAGNNETFDFATPMGVGLIESAINLTRLCLFDKPEFLLFIGSAGSYGEHKIFDIVESKTASNIELAFLNNDAYTPLDNVVSTNTDQTKRDVIVNSSNYISTNEELSKKFLKLDVGIENMEFFAVLKVAQEFDIPAGGVFCITNYTNKNAHEDFLKNHEEAKKILEIHVKKRIKELTSR
- a CDS encoding PAS domain-containing protein — protein: MKSNDLIRLTNSCYWSVQTESLFVDGEYAKLSISQKKLFKFLVKNINRPVLNLDILYELNDSQEREFNEKSVRNFITGLRKSLPCVNIVNIYGGYYMLKSEQISRSLKIKEQFFEIIEQSKNPIVVTNPNEYDNPIIYVNEAFCELFGYEYEEAVGQNCRFLHGNDTKQEALKQIREALSAQKPVEVNICNYTKEGNMVYEDLTISPIFDKQKEQLSYFLGIYKDIRSVPLFLEQVQKVL
- the rsmA gene encoding 16S rRNA (adenine(1518)-N(6)/adenine(1519)-N(6))-dimethyltransferase RsmA, giving the protein MENITAKKKFGQNFLKDETVLRKIVEAMPNNDNKIVEIGPGLGDLTKFLVDVKSVDAFEVDTDLCKLLQKKFEKEIATKQLRIHCGDVLTAWKSELIDESYDLVANLPYYIATNIILKALADPKCKNILVMVQLEVAEKFCAHEGDKVFGALSIITQSAGEARLVVKVPPTAFEPQPKIDSAVFLIQKQSDRFDKDFESMLRVAFTQPRKTLMKNLSAVYEKNILQEVFEKLSLAQTIRPHQVCTDDYHQLYKLTRSLDGTRESGKR
- a CDS encoding ribonuclease J → MEQENQESVKSTSQENRKQYNNNKRHNNPSRPSGQNSNKQAGTTGANPSNGSKSKSASRGRRRQSTPVNDSLKAFVEINQEAHKQRLNPHYKLDLNSKEKIRITPLGGLGEIGGNITVFETEKEAILIDVGMSFPDEDMHGVDILVPDFTYIREIRNKIKAVIITHAHEDHIGAMPYLYKEMQFPIYGSPLPLAMIGNKFDEHHIKDFKQYFNPIEKRKVYKIGEDFEVEWMHMTHSIIDSSSLAVTTSAGTIIHTGDFKIDHTPVDGYTADLHRLAHYGDKGVLCLLSDSTNSYNTAPTPSELSVAPALDRVFAKAEGRVILSTFSSNIHRVYQAIQYGVKYGRKVCVIGRSMERNIEVAMQYDYIKLPKNIFVEPEQIAHLNDKDVLIVTTGSQGEPSSALFRMSIGEHRHVKIKPTDLIVLSSRPIPGNEGSISGMLNYLQRAGAKVAQDRELHVSGHASIEEQKLMLRLVNPKFFLPIHGEYNHVMRHRDTAMLCGVPERNIYIMNDGDTVEIAPKYMRKVKTVRTGKTYIDNQNNHKIDDDIVIDRQKLATDGIVMIVAQIDGQHSTMLSKPIVTSFGIVADKQDKFFAKEMEDVLEHFLANIKEGLLENPRALENDLRQAVRKHIYRKMKKYPLIVPHIFIM
- the cas2 gene encoding CRISPR-associated endonuclease Cas2, whose translation is MSAYRFMWLMIMFDMPTDTKKARKKYRYLRGKLLKEGYIMMQFSIYIRSFHSQESALSGKKRIKDFIASNIAKGSIRMIMFTDKQFGSMDIIVGIQEENEKNAPKQLLLF
- the cas1 gene encoding type II CRISPR-associated endonuclease Cas1 — translated: MSWRSIFITKPCKIHIEHDNLIISNDDGENLVTLDSIASIVIETTRATITTYAISKLAEAGVAVLYVDKKYNLNAITLPFHTHSTFSKIVHSQIDISKPLKKQLWQEIVKSKVKNQAAVLNYFNRERSSKILYEYAKSVKSNDEENVEAKAARIYWSELFENFARVQKGADDVRNASLNYCYAIVRSAVARSLTNAGLMPSFGIHHQNYFNAFNLADDMIEPYRPFVDLHVKLILLKYDDEVLTSQIKQEFVNILNLEYAEIDSGLSNLRTAVDTTIQSLQKCVLQKEISHLMLPSINFEKYEDECL
- the hisF gene encoding imidazole glycerol phosphate synthase subunit HisF, producing MNYFAKRIIPCLDVKDGRVVKGVNFVGLKDAGDPVEVAKRYNEEGADEITFLDITASSDNRDTIVDIVAEVAREIFIPLTVGGGIRKLEDIYKLLNVGCDKVSVNSAAIKRPELINKGAKRFGSQCIVTAIDVKKTGNRYNVYLNGGRVDTGIDAVEWAKEVVDRGSGEILLTSMDADGTKAGFELNITEQISRAVNVPVIASGGAGSMEHIKEAFLHGADAALAASIFHYKEIDIMDLKRYLHDNNIPVRL
- a CDS encoding putative bifunctional diguanylate cyclase/phosphodiesterase, which translates into the protein MSINNVFVDIVDLHPSRIAVYDENGNFFYANGNYTKAYGIDLSEKENLNFDKIKPYDITFEYIKSQLAISKSFSMQKLEDSVLFESLFFYTTSKYLIHISSNITTLKDTDKKIYYHANYDSLTTIPNRAYFKKQLKSILQESSQNGSKIALLFIDIDKFKEVNDTYGHDVGDKMLVTIAKRLLNSVREDDTVARIGGDEFVLIAKDIKSIEIVEQLARKLQRKIREPLEIDTHIFNVTLSIGIAIYPQHGTTRQELLKNADIAMYEVKKTKRDDFRIYDKSMSSEAATKLSMKADIRRALEKNEFVMHYQPVIDFKTNSIVGAEAFVRWHHSKRGILEPSEFLELVLSGDMDKEFNCMVVSKVLNDLVIMNKTFLNKKLVVSVNISKNQFFNPTFSSNVSEASKSYSIDKSQIEFKIVENQIMKNSSVAKENIETLHLMGFKIALDDFGVEHSSLNNLKNFKVDKLKIDRSFIKNIAQDENDLNIVKSIVNTAKLFNLKVQAEGIETQKQYMELKKIGCDFSQGFYHSSALSMDDFIDYFNRA